A genomic segment from Vidua macroura isolate BioBank_ID:100142 chromosome Z, ASM2450914v1, whole genome shotgun sequence encodes:
- the LOC128821904 gene encoding serine/threonine-protein kinase PAK 1-like, with amino-acid sequence MKMNKHPNIVNYLKSYLMDEQLWLVMEYMDRGTLSDVISETHMSEREMAAISQECLQGLEFLHSNLVIHRDVKSSNILLRTDGSVKLADSGLFAQLTPEQSQRSSVASTSGWMAPEVVRGQPCGPKVDIWSVGIVGIEMVEREVPYQNETPVLPQLLIAIRGTPKLQQPNRFSPCLRDFLSCCLQTDEARRWSAKELLQHPFVTSAKPASTLVPLINSVKKEKKTRM; translated from the exons ATGAAAATGAATAAGCACCCAAACATTGTGAATTATTTAAAGAG ctaccttatggatgagcagctctggctggtcaTGGAGTACATGGACAGAGGCACTCTGAGTGATGTCATCAGCGAGACTCACATGTCTGAAAGAGAGATGGCAGCCATCAGTCAGGag tgcctgcaaggcctggaaTTTCTTCACTCGAACCTCGTGATCCACcgagatgtgaagagcagcaacatccttctcagaaccgacggctctgtcaagctgg ctgactctggcctctttgctcagctcacccctgagcagagtcAACGGAGCTCAGTGGCCAGCACTTCTGGGTGGATGGCGCCTGAAGTGGTGAGAGGTCAACCatgtggccccaaagtggacatatggTCTGTTGGAATCGTGGGCATCGAAATGGTGGAACGAGAAGTTCCTTACCAGAATGAAACTCCTGTTTtg cctcaacTCCTGATAGCCATACGAGGgacaccaaagctgcagcagcccaaccGATTCTCGCCTTGCCTGCGtgacttcctgagctgctgcctgcagacagaTGAGGCACGGCGCTGGTCtgccaaggagctcctgcag catccatttgtaacaTCAGCCAAGCCAGCGTCCACCCTGGTACCACTCATCAACTCggtgaagaaggagaagaagacaAGAATGTAA